The DNA sequence AGTCTTAGTGTTTTGCATTCTATAAATTGTAACTGTATAGTGACATATATCCATTagtacagtatcatacagaatagtttccctACCCTAAAACTTCTCCGTGCTCTGCTTGCCTATTCGTCTTTCCTCCTCTGAAGTCTCTGGCAACTGCTGAGAAGAATGCATACTAAGCaacatgcatttaaaattcctccatgtcttttcatgatttGGTAACTCATTTTTCTCTATCACCAAGTAACgctccattgtctggatgtacatTCTGCAACTAAAAAACATCTTGTTTGATTCCGAGTttgggtaattatgaataaaactgctagaaacatttgtgtgcagggtTTTGTGTAAATACCAAAGGGCATGATTACTCGATTGTATGGTAaggatatgtttatttttgttagaaaCCATGGAAGGTCTTACAAAGTGGCTGTGCCCttttggattcccaccaacaatgaatggAGAGTTCCtgtttttccatgtcttcttCCACATTTAGTATTGTGAGCATTTtgggttttagccattctaataggtacaCAGTGGTGTCTCACTGtcttaatttgcaattccctaaacAGGTATGAAGTTAAACGTCTTTTCATATGCTCCTTTGTCATTTGCATATTTGACGATGTGTCTCTtgagatcttttgcccatttttaaactgggtggcttgcttgttttctttttgttgagttttaagagcttTTTACATATTTCGGATAACAGTTCCTTGTAAGATTTGCCTGttggaaatgttttgttttgtttttttctagtatgtggcttgtcttttcttttaaaaaagattttaagtagacATGTTCCCCTGGTATAGTCTTACCAAGGTATTGAAATGTGCCTAGCTTTGTGGAAGATGGCAGCATTCTTGCATAGGCCTGAACAAGCTGATCTACAATATACTCTGACTGTGCTCCAGTGCATAGCACTGTGAATTTAGAGTCTCAGAGGAAAAGGAATTTTGGTAGACCTTGTGGTCATCTGTGACCCAGCTATGCTATGTTAGGATACAGCACTCCAGATTCAACTAATGTTTCCGTGGTCATGTTTAGATCCTCAGAATGAGGTTTTTATTATGGCCCACAGTCAGAAAGGCCTGTAAAGGATAAAAGTATGAAGAGTCAGCTTAGGTGACTTTATAATCCTAAATAAGTTGTGAAATAAAAGCTCGTGTTCATATAGGTTCTGAGAACATTCTGAGATGTTACAATCTTGCAAGTCAGATCCTGTTACTCAAAACGCCAAGGGATTGTCCCAATCACACAGGGTTTTGCCATCTAGAATGTAACTTGAAGTAAGTGTTTGGGATTTGGGAAACCACGTGCACTATAGGAAATAGTTTCCTTGTAATTGTATCTGGCCTGTGTGCTCTCAGGGGGTTTTGGCTTAGGATCACATTGCTTTCCCCAGGCCTCTTAGATTTGTGGGATTTCTTTCATCTCTTGTATTTCTACTGGCTGAAAGATACCCAGTGAGTTAGGTCTGCGTTTAGCAGATCCCATTACACAAAACGCCAAGGGATTGTCACAGGATTTTGCCAtctagaatataattttaaataagtgtttGGGAATTGGGAAGCCCACAGGATCTTCCCCAGGGCTGTACCCTACTGCCATTTGACTCCTCTCTCTAAAGATACCAATTGCATCTTCCTATTTGTTCATTGCCCCGCCACCACCATATTTCCCTGTATCAGATCTTGGGATCTCAGCATCTGCCTGGAATTATATGAGAGTTAGGCTTGATTATCCGATTGACTATCCGATTATTGATTTTGCCTCTCTTTGGAATTTTGTCCTCTGTCTTGTATCTGCCTGTCCCCCTGGCTCCCCATGGGTAGTTCTGGACTGCAGCAAATTCTGACCCTTTCCCCGGGAAATAACTTAGGTGGTGACTAATTAAAAATTATGAGTAAAATAATCAAGCAACCAAATAAAGTTAGGATTGTAAAGTAAAATAGCATTTGTCATTTGTTCGCCAGCTGCCACTCTCCCTGGCAGCTGGGGATGGTGGCACAGCAGGGAGTTTTGGTGACTGGCTTTGTCCCTGCAGACCCCAGGGTGATataaatggagtaaatgctccTGTCATTGGCCAAGCCCTTGCAGTCTGGTTCCCACAGGGAAGCTGCAGGTAGGGAGGCAGCACTATGTGGTAGTCACGTGGGGgtggcaggctctgtggtggAGACCTGTGGGTTAGAGCGAAGGCATGCTCAAATGTGATCTGGGTCAGGCTTTCCAGCATTTGGGTTCATCCCTGGAATCATGTGAGgaaaatgttttgctttatttgaaaGCCTGATTCTTCAATCCCAGAGAACAACTGTTGTTTTCAGAATGTCTGATGACTCTGAAGCATCTGAATATGACCTTTGGGTCATAAAACTGCACGCAAACTCATGCAGATGGAAGGCAATATTAGCTGAGTGCCATGaaaatcatgaatatttattagaCGCCTCATCATGATGATTAATACCCTTAAAGCTGCAAACGTCTGAACTCCTTTATGGACAACTGAGCTCGAGAGTAGTTTATTTTAGTTTGTCTACATGAGAAATTAATTTGTGACACAATAGTTAACATCAGTAGTGACCtcttttgaagtttgtttatcAAAAGAGAAATTGTAGCTACCAAATAAGAGCATATAGGTATTTAGTTTAGATTACATCTGTGAATTCTTTCTCTAGTAGACATTCTTGAGTcaggaacacacatacacatgataTTCACTCTGGTATAGACCAAACTAGGGTGTATTAAGGAGGTAGGGATTGTTTGGAAGGGAAACACATGGTTCATGGCTCAACCCATATCTAAACATGTTGGTGgcatgacctcaggcaaatcacttaacttacCAAGTTTTCCCAAATAGGAGTAGCACTACCTCCCAGATGTACTATGATGATTATTAGGAATTGTGCCATAATGAGTTATAAACTATTGGGGgccataaaaatatgagaaacgTATACCTACGTGTATTTAACTATCTCTTtgtcataattataaaaattataaatttattcatCTTCACACAGAATTTAATTTGGCATGAAGCTTTAAATTTTTCCAGTGTCATCGAAAGGGTCTTCAGTTTGCTTGGATTTAGGACACTGAGGTGCCTTTAGAATAAGctgtggtgttttttgtttctcatttctctatAGGCCAACCAAGCAATAAGTACCATTGGGTTTGTGACAGCTGCTGCTGGTGTCTTCTCACTCCTGGGCTTGTTTCCAAAAAGACAAAGAGCAAAATACTATTAACAATTTACTGAAGAGATATTGGAACTGAAGGAATTtgtgaggagggaaaaaaaaactgggaataCTTATTTTCGATGCATCATTATTGTTCAAAATTCCAGTGATGGATggcagtctctttaataaattgcTTACTGATGTTATCTCATTATTGAGCCGTGGAAATTTTTCTCCCTACCAGCAGAGATTTGCCATGGCAGCTTACACAAGAAGCAGTAGCCTTTTGAGCAAGCCAGCGGAAGATCTTAACACAATCACATCATATTTTGTCTTTTACCATAAATATTGGTTTCCTTTCTCCTGAGGGTGGGCTATTTTGTACTTGCCAGAGGAATGAAGAGCCATTTGTATgtggttttaaaagaaatgttaagattCCCAAATTGTTGAGATTGACATCTAActgaacagaaaagaaactgggaaattgatgggcattgaggtggccacctgttgggatgagcactgggtgttgtatggaaaccaatttgacaacaaatttcatattaaaaaaaaaagaaactgggaaatTGAGCATTTGGTTAGGCAGTTTGAGGAGCTTTGATTCACAATCCATTTGAGGGTGGACTCCTAGCTCCTAGTTCCTGTGCAGATGGGGGTGGAGCAGATGGGAGTTGGGATCCTTTGCTCTGGTGTTTGGGATCCAGATTCCCCTGGAAGTCACTCATTTGTCAGGAGTGAACAGCAAGAGTGGGTTGTTCTGTTCTACGGAGCTACATTGTTTCCTTTGAAGTATTTCGGGGGTTTGACCCTTTTAACCCTAACAAGAGATCATTAAATGTAGGTTTCAAATgccatttttagaaaacaatatcTCGTGTTACTGTTTAAGGCTTTTACTGTAAGTCAAGGAGTGTCATGATTTTATTCTTGCATTTTGTTGATtatatgttaaatgaaacaaattactttttaatatgttCCCAATGCAATTCCTGTTGGCAGCAGGTGGAAAAAAGTGAATGCAGGTCTTGATACCCTAGGATTGTATCAGACATTGTAACATTACCCTACCAACCACACTGCTAAGCAATGATATCCTTCTTATGTCATAATTAAAAGCATgacattaaacaaagaaaaagttcaATTAAATGGGGGTGAGAGGGTATGATCGGGGAATAAGGAACGCGGTAGATAAAGTAACTAAACAGAAGACTCAATGAATAGATAGGGTCTATGACCCTATTAATGATAGGGACCCCATCTCTCTTCCTTGTTCCCTGTCTAATCCGTTCCCTTTCTTATGACACCAGTTCTGTCTCCAGATAACCCCCAAactccctcttcctccacttgTCCTCTGGGAGGGGTGGGTGTCTTCTACCGGATACCGTGATCCAAAGTCACcccttcatttttattctacattaagtttcttcttccttttatgcTCTCCTTTCaagtaatagtaaaaaaaaaaaggaatttttctaaTATTGTCAAATTAGGGTGAGATTGTAATGTGTTACCTTTCCCAGGGTGTGCTTACCTTTTAATAAAGTATGACCGCAGAGGGCAAATTTTACCCAAAGCAGGAGACTCGGGTGTGGTGGGATTACCACGCCAGCCGATGGGAGAGGGAATGGAAGTGGAGACAGAAAGGAGCTCCTGAGGATCTTCAGGTCAAACCTTACTAGTGAATTCTAGACCCCTCCACTCCACAGGCAGTCCTAGCTATGCTGGGTCACAAATGCACTTCTGAATTGAATTCGATGATACCTTTCCACATAGGTCGTGTTCAGGCTCCAGTGGTGTTCACCCTGAGAGGAAAGCTCACAAAGTTAGTCATCAGTTTTCCCATAAAAATGTCCATTCTTCATGATGGGCAGCTTAAGACTGTCCAGGGTCATGCTCATTGTGCTTTTATCAAACATTTCTTCCAAGACTATTAAGCCCTTCTCTGAGAGTACTTTCAGCAAAGTCAAGCATAGAGTTCAACTTTATTATGTGCCctccccatacacacacaaaaaagatctATGAAATAAATATCATCATCCATCAGATAACTAATagggtgttggaaaaactgggcaAGGGAGGCtgtacatttattgaataaagattttttaaatctttttatgttATCTAAATGTCATAGTGTGTCAATTGAACCTTCTGATTCTGAAGGTCAAATTACTAAATACAAATATGCCAGTTCAAGAAATCTGAGCTGCCATATATTTTAGGTTGGCATACATTTCTTAATCTAGAACTCtgctttgtcttttcatctttcattGGTAGTCACTAAATTAGACACGTTTTAAAATAATCCCTCTCTAAAGCCATCCACCCAAGAAAaggttaaaaagcaaataaaatgcaaataaaaagggTTTGTTTTTATAGGAATTTGCATTTATGCTGCTGGTGTGTATAACAAAGTATATAGTACTATATACAGCAATGCATTgctgaaatgttaaaaacattttttcagctCTAAGGATTACAGAATTATAAAGGCATTATTGAATGCATCCATCACAGTATTAGGCACATAACTGGAGCTCGTGGGATAGAACTGGTTAGCTAATTGCCTATGAGCCATTAAAGATCTGTTAAATTAGCAAAACTCAATTTATGGTCACAAGGAAAGCCTACTAGCTAATTTAAAAGGTTCACTAGAGATGTATGTCCTCTCAAGGTCACCGAGAGGTAGATATATATTAAAGGTAATAGCGTACAGAATATATTTACAGAGGATATACCTTTTCTTGTGGCCATTAGTGTGCACATAATGATtgagtaaaataatgaaaagacgAAATGGGACTTGAGGTCGTTCAGCAGCCTGATGCTTGTCATGCTGTAGACACAAACATTAGGAGTCCCTTCCCCAGGGTTGTGTTTTAAGATGAGCAATGCTGAGTTTGAACCAACTTTTTGACTTAGAACCTGAGGGTTTCATCTGTCCatagcaacaaataaataaaagtgtcatGCTTCTTTAAGtgaaaagtatattttaacatttatcccATTATCTTTGTGCTCTACCACGGACGTTCAGGCTCACTGCCCCAAAACAATATACTTTGGGTGATGCCAACATCAGTGGAGTTGGCTTAGATATAAGCTGTGCCCAAGCCAAGATTATAGGCAGTTAACAGGCACCTCCATCATTCTCTACTTATTACAGAGTTAATTTTTCTGAAGGAAATCTcagttcttctttctttattaaagccatacaaaagaagcaaaaagaggaattttgtgaccttgggaaaagaTAGGTACATAAATGGTCTTCACAAGTGAATATAAGGTTCAGTAAACTTGTGATAATTTATTGATAGAAagacttattcttttatttgtctgTGAATTAAAGATATATTGGTGAAACTTTCAAAGACCAAACTCTTCTTGAATTTTCCTTCTACTGATGTTCATACCACTAATTTCACTACCATAAAAGCTTGGGCATTTCCGCCAGGATAATGGTATGcaatattaagggaaaaaaaagacaatcgaGGAAGTTCATGTTTTTCCTCAGTAGTGGAGGATACAGtcaaaataagcatatttaagGTTCTTTTTTGCAAGGTTCAATACATCGAGAAATGCACCTTGAATTCTCTGATGGATAAAGAAAGGTAGAGGTAGACTGTCATCACCTTTCCACAATATGTTAGTTTCTGGGAGCAAGGAGATGCTGTTAACCCCATATGACAATAATTCTGATTACAGCCTGGTCCAAAAATGCTGTTCTGTGGTTTGGCCTTCCAATCCGAGTTTCGCTTTTGGAATCTCTTCAGGGCTTTCATAGCCACGGTTGATGTAGAATCCATATTCACCATCACCTGAATAATCCGTTCTGTTTGTGGGAGGCCAGGTGGAATCTTCCGCCAGCGTTTTTTGCCAGTGCCTATATTGACTTTTAGAATAGAATCCAAATTCTTTTTTGATCCATAGCCAGAGCTTTCGATTTTGAAGGATGAAATCCTGAGAAATCAGGTGGAGAAAACAATCAAACCATCTTTCCACATTCCCCTGCAGCCAGGGTGCTCACCGCCCGCCCGAGGCCTGTCTCTCAGATGTACTTATTTAAAGCTGCTTCTGCAGCAACTTTACTCCCTGCTGTCCCAACCAAGTCTAGCAGCTCCCTGGTTCTCTCCCTTGAGAAGGCAGTGTGCTTGTGTTCACACCAAAAGCTTACAGCCTTTCATTTCTACAGATTTCCTAGTTAAATCCTGGCTGGTGATTCACTTAGAATTACTTTACTGCCAGACTGAAATGATAACAAAATAACATACTCAAAAtcgagaaaaggaaaaaaaaaaaaatcactgctacCTGCCACAGGCCACTTACAAGGTGCCACCTGatggtttgttgaatgaatggcgGAACTCTAGAAATCAAATGGGTTTTGCTTTCCGTTTGGGGAGGGTTCTCTTTTTTCTATGTTCACATGCACTCACAATGTTTACACATTTATAATAGGAATGGTCAAATTTTGCATTCCACTTCTGGTTATGCTAGACTTTCTGTCACATGTAGCCATAGTCTTCTCAATAATCACTTTTAATGATCctatgccatttttttaaattggtgtaTAACGATTGATTTAAACAAACAGCATCTCTACTTTTGAACATACAGGTTGAATCTAAAATTTTACCAccataggagtgcctgggtggctcagttcgttaagcgtccaactttggctcaagtcacgatctcatggttcatgagttcgagcccgcatcaggctctgtactgacagctcagagactggagcctgtttctgattctgtgtctctttccctctctgcccctcccctgctcacactctgtctctctctcaaaaataaataaacattaaaatgttttataattaagataaaataaaattttaccacCATAGATAATACTATGATGAATACCTTCATACATGTaggctttttttctccccttttggGTTATTTGAAAATCTATATAGTCTCAGGCACCTGGGctactcagttggttaagcatctgacttttgatttttggcccaggtagtgatctcacagtttgtgagatcgagccctacattgggctctgtgctgtcagcagagagccttcttgggattttctctctccccatctctctgcctttcctccactcatgttctatcaaaataaatgaataaaaacttaaaaaaaaataaaatacataaaaatatatatagtctcAAATGGAATTCCTTAGAGTATGAGAAATTTTACACTCATTGTATACAATGATgtatgtgtcacacacacacatatatttacatagatTTGTTTGAACCCTTTTCCCAAGGGATTTACAAtacatgaatctttttttttaaactgtcccttaaaaaaaataatacccagGACTTTCACTGAGTAGGTAAAGTCATTTAATGACagtgaatagaagaaaaatactataGGGGAAGATTTCAAGAGTAAGAATTGACTAGATGAGCAATGGTTTCCTTCCACTCTTAATTAAAGAAGCCCTTCTGAAGACAGCTCTTCACGCTGAAAGGTCTCATTGAATTTTAGAGCTTGTGGGTCACCTGGTCTAGTCTCTACTAGCTTATTGATAATACTAGAAAAATACACTATGATGCCTTCATGGGAGACAAAAATTAGAGTTAATTTGATGTTTTGCCTTCCATGCTAAACATGGATCCTGAGAACATTTCTATGCAGCCTTTAGAGAAGTTTAAATCACTCTGCAAGAGTTTCCCCCAAAGAGAATATGCACAGTTCTTACAAACCATTAATAACTATCACTTTGGGAGACAAAAATGGTCCATCTAAAAAACAGGTACCTGTTGAGAATGACaccctttatttgtttattttcccgGAAAAAGTGTAAGAGATGTACAGAAATTTACCTCTACGAGGAAGGCCACACAGAATTGGGTGAGGATTGCCACCAAAATCGAAACCCTCCATGATGTCAGTGTTGGGATgaactgttaaaaaaagaatcttagcTTTATACCATGCAGAccttaaattttgaaaacacacacacataaacattaattatcttatttaatttatgtatttgtaacAGCTCTCTGAGCTTGGAGGGTAGGCATTGCTTtctccacttcacagatgaggtcAGTGCGTTGCCTAAGGATGCAAAGTCAATCAATaaacagagccagaattcaaatgaGAACTGACTGCCTCTTGGCCTGTGTTTCCTCCACTGCCTGAGAGTAAACATTCGGTAAAATGTGCCATGGGTCACAGACATGGGACAAAACACTTTGGAACCTGTGtgtctctcttcatttttatcttttcaaatggaGGTAAGAGGATGCAGGATTAAGTCATTCATCTAATAATGCTATCACTTCTAATCCTCCCAAAGTTAAAATCTACTTggagttcattcattcagtgaaattGACGTATGAGTAAAACATAAAGGGCACAGAGGTTACCAGTTACTTTTGATACTAGGTGGAAACTTTCCGAACCAAGGTTCCCAGTCCTAAGTCTAATGGCTTGATCAATGTTGAACGCACACAACCCTATTGGCCACCAATTATGATTAACTGATAGGTATTAACACTACAACTTCCCATGCTGGCATCAGTGGCAAAAGACTACTCCCACTACCCCCTTTCTGATCCCAAAGTCAAACATGGGGGCTGAGCTGTTGTTAGGACTAAAACCACAGATCCTCCACAGCATCTGATTGCCCCCTTGCAATTCTCATCCCCAGTCAATTCGAATCCCCAGCGGGTTATTGtgctttattttctcccctcaTGTAGAGACTGCCTTTCTCAAGGTTGTGAGACAGAGCACCTGGGTGCAGAGCTGTCTGGAGACCGTTGTGAGATCTGGCAGTGGGTCAGAGCGTAGTGGAGAACCTgatccttcccctccccgctgCTCCTGCCCTGATCTGAGAGGACTCCTCTCCATCCCTTGGCCTGGAAAACACTTGTCACACTGCTTTGGAATTATCTGCCCACGGGATGGTCTTCCCTCCTAACCTCTGAACTACTTGAGAGCTGTGCCCACGCCTTACACATCTTGGGCTCGCTAGTGCCAAGCATGCTCTGGAGCTTCATAATGTCTTGTAAGTGACTAAATGGTCTAGGTTCTCATTTCCTAACTGCATCTCCCTCCATAGACTCTCTGCTCAAGTATATAGCATCACGTAATTAGGCTGCCATCACGTAATCAGGCTGTCCTAAAAGCCCTGCTGGAAAGCCTGCTCAGATATCTTCATTGACTCTCTGTTGCTCTCAGAAGAAAGCCCAAACTCCCCTGGCCACCTTTGTCCAGCCACACCATGCCTTCCTCACATTCCGCAGCATGTTGCCTCAGGCTTTGCCAATCTTCCAAGCATTCTGTGAAACAAGCCTTGCTTTCGATTTTTATTTCAGCCACCTtacattcttttgcatttccaaGACAAAAGAGATTCTTGCAGccctctctgcttgtgctcaGGCTGTTCTCCTGGTTTGAAATACCCTTACCTCCTACCTAGCAAAATCCAGCCTATCTTGTGGACCCAGATCAAGTTGAGCCTCCTCCATGAGGCCCTCCATGATGGTACAGCGTACAGGCCCCGTGAGAGCTCCTCCTTCCTGTGTTCTTCCCACTTCTCTCTACACCCTCTACAAGCACAGGTGGTCCCAGGTGGCCATGTCATCATTTCACTCGCATAGGACACAATGTCCTCAACAAAACTATAGACTGCAAGCCAAGAGTCAatccttctctttcattctcccaCAATGCTGGCTCTAAGAATGGGTTCAATGACctcttcttaaattttattttaacccaCCACCCCTTGGATTAAGTGATGCCCACTGAAATAAATCTCCCCATAGTCAATGTCTGATAGACAGAACCTGATTGGCCTACAAGTCAACTTTTTCTTACTTCTTACAACTACATTATAAAGGATTTCTACTATATGTTTAAAAAACGACACTTGAAGAATTACTGAATTAGCACATCAATTTATCATATTAGCATAACATGGATGAATAAAGTATCCAAACAGCATTTTTACGTGTGAATAGGATAAATTTTCCAAATTGATAATACAGATGATATGGGAACAAGCAGAGGTTAGCATACGTGTGATGAGTAATTTGTTCCTCTAGGAAGTCAGAATAGCCTCGACAACGTGAAATGGTTGGAGAGAATACGGTAATGCCTGACTTGCAAATTACAGTACAAATATGGTCCCATTGCACATATGAGTCACTCCAGAGGTGGAAATGAATACCACTTACCTCCATTCCACGATATATATCTTGAAagtcagaaaacagaatgaaaactgTGAGGCCCAAGGCAGATATCAGCAGAAATGAGAATATATCTGAAGAAACACCAAACGTTATTTTTAGATGCTAAACGAATGTTTCATATAATTTGGCACACACTGCAGAATCAATTATCTCTGTTGGGCAAATATCAGCTATATCTTCAGATGTTTTGATAGATCctcatatgttttaaaatatgttctaatGCTTACCAGACAAAGGTGACAGCTTCACATCTTTCCTTTGAAAGGCGTGCTATGGAAAACTGCTGATCTAATACAGGACACTCCATAAAGGAGTCACGTCAGCTGAGAAGTCCAGGAGGGCCGGGACGCCCTGCAGTGACCAGCCTACGTGAAGGGTCACCAGAGAAGCCCCAATGCTTTATCACTGCGTGTCTGGTGAATTGTGCATGAATGGATGAACGGTCAGTCCTCTTAGTATCATTGCATTCTTTGTTGCCTGGAGAATAAAGTCCAAGGGTCTTCAACTGACATTCAAGGCCTTCCTTGAATGGAATCTAATTTCCATCTGCCTTTCTGTTCTAGTCTCTTATTGCTCTTTCTTATGTGTTGGAGGGGGGTTAAATCACAAACCTGCTACTTCCACGGAGGAATTTGTTCACGAAGTACCCTGTGTAGCGGATATTCTTTATGTCTTGGcagtttttcttaaatttttcttaaaaagcccAATTCAGACACCACGTTCTTTTTAAGGACTACACAGGCCTCTCTCACAAAGTTTTCTTTCATAGGGTTATGTAACACCTTGCTTTGCAAGATCTTCCTTTATGCATCTACTAGACTGTAACCACTTAAAAGTGACTTTGTATGCCCTTCTGTAGGACTCTGAATTGAAAGCATGAGGAGCTATCATGTACATCTGCTGGGTTCTTTCTCTCCAACCTGCCCGAATGGCTTTGCTTTAGGAAGCTTAAACTTCCCAGGATGCACTGTGCCAACACCACTGTTTTTATCCCTCCGGCCCTACCCACGTCTGCATCCACAGAGCTTTTACACACTTTGTAGATGGGCCTTACAAAGGTTTTCTGATGAGGTTAGCACCTTCAGGCCCAAACAATTGGATTTCATCAGTGTTGCCATGATATAAAGGATCCTAACACactctaaaatttataaacaaacaaacaaactggatgTTCTCTTGTATTCTCTCTACTTCGTTTATTCCAAGGTTTATGGCCTGCCAGCCCCCAACTCTATACAGGTCTATACCAACCAAAAATC is a window from the Felis catus isolate Fca126 chromosome C2 unlocalized genomic scaffold, F.catus_Fca126_mat1.0 chrC2_random_Un_scaffold_48, whole genome shotgun sequence genome containing:
- the LOC123383589 gene encoding probable cation-transporting ATPase 13A5, whose translation is MNVSLERNGTENATLVPGSVLSFESTTLWPLTTINCITAAFIFSKGKPFRKPIYTNYIFSFLLISALGLTVFILFSDFQDIYRGMEFIPTLTSWRVSILVAILTQFCVAFLVEDFILQNRKLWLWIKKEFGFYSKSQYRHWQKTLAEDSTWPPTNRTDYSGDGEYGFYINRGYESPEEIPKAKLGLEGQTTEQHFWTRL